The DNA segment AAACGTGACTCATATAACTACGATTACCTAAGCAATTCATACACTGACATAGGTGTTGTTAAGGCAAGTGACGCTGATAGAAATGATAATATTGTGCGATTATATATGGTTACTCCCGAAAATGAAGGTCTGAAAACTTTCCTTTGGCGCGGTAGCGCAGCCAGTCAGGGACAGGAAGGGGTGGATGTCTTCGGTAAGTGTCTTGTTAAAGGGGCTTTGATGAAGTTTCCTGTGGCAAGCGGGTCTTTTCGTGAGAAGCTTCGCTTCGGCACATGTGAATAGAGTTTAATTTATTATTATTGGTTTTATAGCCCTTGAAGCAATGCTTCGAGGGTTTTTTTATGCGCTGTTTATGATCGTTTGTTATGAATTTTCAGCAAAAAGTTTAAAATCCAGCTTGACTTAATTGGAAAGTGTGGGCACTTTTTTATTTCTATATAACAATATATTTATATAGTGAATTAAGGATGTAGATTCTGAGGGAAACGGAAGGCGGTGAAATTCCGCCGCAGACGCGCTGCTGTAACCGGAATGGGTAGTTGAAAAGTATTTGTCATGTGGTGTTGGTTCACTGGGAAACCGGGAAGGCCCGACACCGTGCGTCATTTAAGTCCGGAAGCCAGAAGACGTCCCGCAGAGAAGCACACTGAATCTCGCGAGTAAGATTCACAATAGAGAAGTCCTTCTTCTCACCGCCATTCGGCGGAGCACTATCAAACAGGAGATAAAAATGCTGACGCACACTTTAGGATATCCCAGAATGGGGAGTAACAGAGAGCTGAAAAGGAAACTCGAATCATATTGGAAAGGCGAGGTGTTGGAAGATGATCTTGCATCCACAGCCCGCTCACTTAGGAAGCTGCATTGGGAGAATCAATCACAGGCAGGAGTGGAACTTCTTCCGGTAGGTGATTTTTCTTACTATGATCATATGCTTGATAATGCGGTAAGATTCGGCGTTATTCCTGATAGATATAATGTTAAGGACGGGAAAGCCGGGTTGGATGATTATTTCACAATGGCGCGCGGAAAGGCTGGAGAAAATGGAACTCCTGCGATGGAAATGACTAAGTGGTTTGATACAAACTATCATTATATAGTGCCGGAGTTCAAAGAAGATCAGGAATTTTTGATCGCTGATGAATCTCTTTTGGAACAGGTTAAAGAAGCAACAGCAATCGGATACAAAGTTAAAGTTGTTTTGCCCGGTCCGTTGACTTTTCTGCTTTTAGGAAAATGTTCTGGAAAAGAGTTTGACCGTTTGAGCCTGCTTGAAAGATTGATCCCGGCATATTCCGAGTTGATCGAACGTCTTTCCGGTTCTTGCTCATGGATTCAGTTTGATGAGCCTGTACTTGCTCTTGATCTCGACGAAGAGGTGCTGGCCTTGTTTGCACCGATATACAGAACTTTTAGGGAAGCCGCATCTTATACAAAAATTATGGTGGCAACCTACTTTTGTGGTTTGGGTGAAAATCTTGAAGCCGCAGCTAAGCTTCCGGTTGACGCGTTGCATGTAGACCTTGTTCGCGGCGGGCAGGATCTTGATGCGCTTTTAGCCAGTCTGGGCAGTAAGGTTTCTCTTTCTCTCGGAGTTGTCGACGGTAGAAATATCTGGTGTGCTGATCTTGATAAAGCTGTTTCGATAGTACGAAAGGCTGTGCAGTCTTTAGGTTCTGAGCGGGTTCTTGTTGCTCCATCATGTTCACTTCTACATGTTCCCTTTGACCTCGACCTTGAAACAAATCTTGATTCTGAAATAAAATCATGGATGGCTTATGCCCGTCAGAAGTGCTCTGAAATTAAACTTATTACCGACGCAGTCAGCGGGGTTGATGTTGCAGATAAATTGGCTCTTAACCGCAAAATTATTGAATCCCGTAAAAGTAGTTCCAGAGTAAATAAACCGGCAGTTGCAAAAAGAATTGCTGATTTAAAGGAAGCGGATTTCAAGCGAATCTCAGCTTACAAAAGGCGTGCCGAGATTCATCGCAATGAACTTAATTTCCCTCTTTTACCGACAACAACAATTGGATCATTTCCGCAAACTTCTGAGGTTCGTTCTGTCAGAAAGAAGTTTAAAATTGGGCAGATTAGTAAAGATGAGTATGAAAAATTTATGCAGGATTATATAGCCGATTGCATCCGCCGCCAGGAGGAAATCGGGCTTGATCTTTTTGTTCACGGTGAACCTGAGCGTAATGATATGGTGGAATATTTCGGTGAACATTTTGAAGGATATTGTTTCACCTCAAACGGATGGGTTCAGAGCTATGGATCAAGGTGTGTAAAACCACCTGTTATTTATGGTGATGTTTCACGCCCCGAAGCAATTACCGTTGACTGGATTAATTACGCCAGAAGTATTTCTAAAAAAGAAGTTAAAGGAATGTTGACCGGACCGGTAACCATTCTTTGCTGGAGCTTTGTCCGTGATGATCAGCCGCGCAGTGAGACTTGCAGACAGATTGCCCTTGCCGTTCGTGATGAGGTTTCCGATCTGGAGAAAAGCGGAGTTAAAGTTATTCAGATTGATGAACCGGCTCTTCGTGAAGGTTTGCCGCTCCGTAAAGCTGAGCAGGCAGAATATTTGAAATGGGCTCAGGAATGTTTTCGTCTGTCAGCTTCTTGCGTGGAGGATAAAACTCAAATTCATACGCACATGTGTTATTGCGAATTCGATGAAATAATTGAGGCTATCGCCGCGCTCGATGCCGATGTCATCAGCATTGAAGCCAGCCGCAGTCGCATGGAGCTTCTCGGGAATTTTAAAGACTTTAGTTATCCTAATGAAGTCGGTCCGGGTGTTTATGATATTCATAGCCCGGCGATTCCTTCGGAACATGAAATGACTCTTTTGCTGGAAAAAGCTCTGGAAGTAATTCCTGCCGAGAGGCTTTGGGTAAATCCTGATTGCGGTCTTAAAACTCGTAGATGGGAAGAAGTTGAGCCTTCTCTTATTAATATGGTTCAGGCTGCTAAAAGAGTGCGTCAGAAAATTTAGTAAAGTAATGTCTCCCCGGATTGGATCTATCTTTTATGATCCGGGGAGTTTTTAATTATAGGAGATAATACAATGAATGTGGCAAGCAGCATAAAAGAGTCCAAACAGTTTTTTTCTTTTGAATTTTTTCCTCCCAAAGAGAAAAAAGCATGGGATAACTTTACTGAAAAAGCGGAAAGACTGGCTGATTTGAAACCTCTTTTTGCATCGGTCACTTATGGAGCTGGGGGGTCAAGTCATGATAATTCCCTTGATGTTTGCGGAGTCATTAAAAAAGAAATGGGAGTCGACATTCTTGCTCATTTAACTTGTGTGGGAGCAAGTGAAACGTCAATTGATGACTTTGTCGGCAGGCTTAACGATGCGGGAGTTTCAGATATTCTGGCACTGGGCGGAGACGGTCGAAAGGATGATGTGAACAATGAAAGCCGATTTTTTCATGCCGCAGATCTCGTCGAATATGTTGATGATAAATTTTCAGATGTGGGAATAGCGGTTGCCGGTTATCCGGGCGGGCATCCTGATTCGTCAACTATTGCGCAGGATATAAGATATCATTGTGATAAACTTTCCAGAGGGTCGGATTTTACTATTACTCAACTGTTTTTTGATAATCGCCAATACTTTGATTATGTTAGCAGACTTGAAATTTCGGGGTTTGAGCAACCGGTGATACCCGGAGTTTTACCTATTCAGTCATTAGGGTCATTGCGGAGAATTATGGGGCTTTGCGGGGCATCTATTCCGGGAGATTTATATTGCGGGGTTGAAAAAGCATTTGAGGCCGGCGGGGATGAGGCTGTAATGGAGTTCGGATTTAATTTTGCTCAGCAACAAATAGCAGGTCTTCTCGACGGCGGCGCTCCCGGTGTTCACATTTATACACTTAATCGAGCTTCTATGTGTGAGCGTTTGATCGGAAGTTTAAAATCTGATGGTTATTTTATTTAAATTATAAATTATATCCCCGCCTACCGGGTCTTACGGTAAACGGGGACGATTTTTATTTAGAGAAAACCTTTAAGCACATTTGCAAGATTTGCGGCTGTTTTAACCTGTTCAGGGCCGTTATCAATTATGAAGGGCAGAATTTTATCAGAATAGTCTCCAAGACTGGAAAGCATTGAGCTGCTTAAATTCTTTGAAGACGGAGCTGCCATGAATTGTTTGATCTCTGTATAAAGAGTTTTTGCTTCGGCTACAGATTGTTTGCCGGAACTGTAAGCTCCGGAAGCATCTGTGTAGATAGACTTAGCTTTATCAAGGCTTGCGGGGTTGGTAAGAAGTTGTTTCAGCCTACCGGTCAGGTCCAGGCCGTCCATTTCAGATTCCAGACTTTGAGAATACGAGGTCATTTCCATTAGTTTAGTAAGGCCTGTTGCTGAGTCAAAGGAGCTTATCTGCTCAACAGCTCCTGCGTGCTGAGTTGGATTGATGAGACTCATGGTTGCAGTCTGCGCGCTTATGAGACTTTCAGTCGAGTCTGAAAATCCTGAATATACATTTTTAGCGCGATCTAGCAGGCTTGCACCATCGGCAGCGGCTTTGGCTGAATCAGTAGCTGTCTTAGCGGTTTCAGCTGTGGATGAAAGATCATTCATGCTGAAGGCCTTTGCGGTTGAGATCTGAATAAGTAAGAAAGATAAGGCTATGAAAGATATAGATAAGGTCTTTGATGCGGAAAAATAATTTTTCATAATAAATGCTCCTTTTTTTGTAGACTGTAATTATACTTAAAAGAGATAATTTTTGCCATGTTTTTTCATACCTACACGATAGAAAACCTCATCTTCATGATTTTATTTTCGTCTAAGCATATATACACCAGCAAAAATTAATGCCGTTGCGAAGTAATCCACTAATTCAATTGGTTCTCCGACGATAGCTGATCCAATCACAAGAGCGACAAGGGGAGGGATGTAACTAACAGAAGATGCTGTGACAGCTCCCATCTTGGAAGCGATGTAATAGTAAATTATGTAAGCTAAGCCCGTGCCGAGAAGGCCCAGTCCTACTATTAATCCAATTGATGCATTGTAGCTGGTCCATATGGCTGACATTCCGTCATAGCTGGTTGTAAGTGACAGCAGGATCATAGCGAAGCCAAGTTGATAAGTTGTAATGGCTGATGCAGGAATGTTCAGTGGTGTTATGAATTTTCTTGCGTAAACGAATGAAGATCCGACACTTAATGAGCCTGCGACCATGTACAGGATTCCCTCAAAATTGGAAGACAGCAAACTGTCGCCGGAAGGGCGGGCGATGATGACAACACCTATAAAACCTATGGCGATGCCGACAATTTTCATTAGCGATGGTTTTTCTTCCGGAATGAAAAGAACTGCAAGTACGAAAGTGAAAAGGGGAATAGATCCACTAATTGCACCAGCCACGCCGGTAAGTAGTAAGGATGTTCCTTTGACAAAACAATAATAGTTTAGGGATGTTGCAAGCAAACCCATTACAAAAAAATGAACAGAATATTTCAGGTGGTCTATGCATAGTGATTTTTTGACAAGAGCGAAAATTAGAACAGGAAAAAAGCCGAAAAGAGCTCTGAAGAATACCACTTGAGCGGGACTGATCAGTTCGGAAGCAAGCTTCATGCATATGAAATTAGTCCCCCATATTACGCCGAGCAGTACAAATGCTATAATGGGAAGATGCTTAGAATTGCTTGTCATTGACTACCTATATTAAAATTATGACTGATGATCATGGTGGGATTTGAAAATAAAAAAGGGTTGTAGCTAGCTGCTACAACCCTTAATTTTTTGAGTGGTGCCGAAGAGAAGACTCGAACTTCCACGGAGTAACCCCCACTAGACCCTGAACCTAGCGTGTCTACCAATTCCACCACTTCGGCACTCAGAAGCACTGTATATATTGATTAAAGATCTCTTTGGCAAGCGTTTTTTAGAGGTAACCCGTTTGAGAGAATAGAAAATATATTGCCCAGTATAAAACTTGGACAGTATGTGTCATTGTGAACTCAATTAAAATTCTAATTGTTTGTAGCGAATAGTCTTGTTATACCTCTATAAATCAGGAAAATATTCAGGGGGAATATCTATGATCCCATCTTCACTTATTCCGGCGATAAACACTTTCGCAGTGGCTCCTATCTGGCTGGAAACTCTTTTGGTAACAACTTTTGCGATACACCTTTTACTCATGAATATTGCACTTGGCGGGACAGTTATTGTTGCTTGCCATAGCGTAGGTGGTGGAAGTAAAATTTCGCGCGATCTTTCCGGTAAACTGCCGACTATCCTTGCTTTAGTAATTAATGCAGGAGTGCCGCCGCTTTTGTTTGTAAAAGCGATTTATGCTCAGTTTAATTACACTTCATCGGTGCTGATGGCGGTATACTGGCTTGCGGCAGTTGTTGCTCTGCTCGTTGGATATTATGGTCTCTATTGGCATTACTACCGCTACGAAAGTATGAAAGACGGCGGGCGCAAGGGTTTAATCTTCATGGTGCTGTGCATACTTTTATATGTAGGGTTCATGCTTTCTAATAATATGACGCTTATGCTCAGACCTGATCACTGGCTAGCGTACTTTGATAATCCTAACGGGTTGGTGCTCAATCTTAATGATACGGCATTGCTACCGCGGTATCTGCATTTTATGGTTTCCGCGCTGGCTGTCGGCGGTCTGTTTGTGGCGATTCTGGGTAAGAGGAAATCTGATCAGGATTACATTGCAACTGGTTTTAAATGGTTCGTGTGGGCTACCGTTGTTAATATCGGCGTAGGATTATGGTTCCTGATGGTGCTTCCCAGAGAAATTATGCTGATTTTTATGGGAAAGGATATGCTTGCAACTTCGTTGCTCGGAATAGGGCTGGTGGGAACTGTTATCTTAATTTATGCCGGAATGAAGCAAAAAGTGGTGCTGACATCTGTTCTTACCGTGATTATGGTCTATGTTATGGTACTTATGAGGCATTTGCTGAGAGATGCGTATCTTGCTCCATATTTTAAAGTCGAAGATATTCCGGTCACAGGTCAATACTCTCCTTTATATTTATTTCTTATATCGCTGGTCATTGGTGTAATCTCGATAATCTACATGCTTAAGCTTATGTGCAAGTCGGGGAGGAGTTAATTATGGAATATCCAATTTGGCACCTCACCACTTTCGGCGGCGGCTTCTGGATTGCTTTTATCGCAACCATCCATGTTTTTGTGGCTCAGTTTGCTGTAGGCGGAGGTTTGTTTCTGGTTTTAAGTGAGCAGATGGCTTACCGCACCGGCTCGGATGAACTGCTCGACTATGTAAAAAAACATTCAAAGTTTTTCCTGCTCCTGACCATGGTATTCGGGGGCGTCAGCGGTGTTGCCCTCTGGTTCAGTATGGCTCTTTTAAGTCCGCAGGGAGCGCTTCTCCTTGTTCGCGAATTTTTATTTGCATGGGCAACGGAGTGGGTTTGGTTTGTGGGCGAAATTGTGGCCCTGCTGATTTATTTTTATTCATGGGACAAAATGAGCCGCTCTGATCATATAAAGATAGGCTGGTTCTATTTTATTTTTGCGTGGCTTTCACTTTTTACTATCAACGGTGTGGTCGGCTTTATGCTCACTCCCGGAGAATGGCTGCAAACCCACGATTTCTGGGATGGAATATTCAACCCTACTTTTTGGCCGCAATTGGCTTTCCGTTCTTTTCTATCGGTTATGCTGGCTGGACTTTTCGGTTTTGTAACCGCGGCGTGGCTTAAAGATCCGGTCATTCGTTGTAAGATGGTTCGTCTTTGCAGCATCTGGACTTTGCTCGGGCTTATTCTCTTATTGCCGTGCGGGTATTGGTATATGATGGCTTTGCCACCTGAACAGGCCGAGATGATTTTAAATAAATCTCATCGAGTTGCATATTTCTTGAAGATGTATCAGGTCACCGCTCCGATTATTCTTGTGGGTGGACTGATCATGGCAATCTGTATGCCTCGCAAAATAAAGTTCCCGTCAGCTTTGATTTTACTTTTGATCGCACTGGTTTTTTACGGCTCATTTGAATTTATCCGCGAAGCCGGAAGAAAGCCTTATGTGTTGTGGGGAGTTGTATATTCCAACTCGGTTATGGTTGATAAAGCCGCTGAGATGGAAGGCAAATCCCTCTTGCAGGAAGCTAAATGGGTGCCGGATAATTTAAGAAAAATTACTGATGAGAATAAACTTAAGGCCGGAGCATGGCTGTATCAGATGGAATGTGTCTCGTGTCATGCCATTAACGGACCTATGAATGATATTGTGCCTAGAACTGTTAAGTACAGCGCTGCCGGACTGGATGCGTTTATTTCAGGAATGGGTAAGCTCAGTAAATATATGTCTCCTTTCTTAGGTGACGAAACCGAGCGAATGGCTCTTGCCGAATACATCGATAGCCTCAGTCCGCAGGTTAAAACCGTGCTTGCAGAGGTGAAAGAAACAAAGGTTGAACCTGCTCCGTTCGTAGCGGATCAGGAGTATGTTTTAATGGCATGGTCTCTGGAAGGATTGCGTCTGATTGTAGAAAGTGAAGGGCGGGTTTCGGTTTCCGAAAGTGGAAGCAAGGTACGCGCACAATTGCTTCTGCGTGGCGATCCTCCTGAAGTTGTAACCGATGATGTGAAGATAATCTGTGAGCTTAAAAATGTTCATCAGCCTTATAAAATGAAGGCTAAAGACGGATTCTTTGAGTCTCCTCCAATAAATGTGCTTCCATATTCGGATGACGGATATCAGCCGTTGCCGCTGGTGGAAGTCAGCGCGGTTGATGATGCCGGAGAGATACTTGCAACTACAACGATTGTTCTTCCGGTTTCAACACGGGCTAGTTGCAATAATTGTCATGGCGGAGACTGGGCTGTTAAAGGTCAGGGGGGGCTTGCCGCGCAAACTGCGGATGATTTCCTGAAAATTCATGACCGTGATAATTATACTGATTTTACCGCTCGAGTTAAGTTGGGCGATACGATTGACTGCTTAAGCTGTCACGACGGCGACACTCAGCTTGATTTGTCGACCGCACTGCACGGTTTCCACGCAGTTTACCTTTCCGGTAAAGAGAATGAAGCCTGCACCATGTGTCATTCGCAGGAGAGTTTGCGTGGATTGCATCGTACAGTGGGGATGGAATGTGTGAATTGTCATGGCGTGATGGAAAATCATGCTCTGGCATTGCTTAAGGCGGAAGAAGATAAACTCGTTGCAAAAGATTTAATTGGTCTGCTGATGCCTGTTGATATGGAGATGGAAGAGATTAATCCGCGCATGCCTTGGACGCAGGAGCCGGACTGTCTCACCTGTCATGTGGACTTTGCCGGGCCTGACACTGATTCTGCTTTCAACGTCTGGAACGAGGATAAGTCTGAATTGTTCCGTAATCGCAAGGATGAAATGGACGCGGTTATGTGCGCAGCGTGTCACAATGCACCGCATGCCGTCTTCCCTGCTGTTGATGAACGCGACAATCTGCGCGCGCTTCAGTATATGGGGGAAGCAAAGCCGATAGGCTCAGGCAGAACCTGCACCGTCTGCCATGAAAATGATATGGACTATGCTGCACATCATCCCGGAATGGGGCTTGAATAGCAAAATCATATTCATAATAAATTAGGCAAAAAAAAGCCCGTCCAAGTAACCTTGGACGGGCTTTTTTAAATGTCTGAATATTTACTAAGCACGTCTCAAAAGAGGCTTGCCGTTGTTTGAAGATTTGTTAACTGAGCTCATTACTCGATCAGAGTCATCACCGGGAACGGAGAAAGTGGACTGCTGACCGTTAATCTTAACATGCTGAATGCGGACAGGATTGATTTTGGATCTGAGGCAGATCATATCAACCAGTTTGCGAGGAGTCATGCCGTGGGCGCGACCAACACAAGCTGTGAATCTAACTCTACCGCGAGCGCTGCCGCTAGCGCCATTGCGTCCGCCTTCGTCAATTCTGCGGTAAGTTTTTTTGTCCAGAACGTTACCCTGTGAATGTTTGAGAAGCGCTGCGATTATTTCGACAGCTTCGCTTGATTCGAGCAGTTCACTTGCAAGCGGCAGGTAGGACAAGTGCTTGCCGTTGGTGACGATGTCGTGGAGCTCAGCACCCATGTGTGCTTTTTTTGCTTCGATGACCTGGTCAATAGTAGGCAGAGCTTTCTTTTCTATTTTTGCGCCGGTAACTTTGGAGATATATCTGAGTTTGCCGAATTCATGCGGGTTGATCAAAGTAACAGCGATACCGCTTTTACCTGCACGGCCGGTGCGGCCGATACGATGAACGTAACTCTGCGGGTCCTGTGGAAGAGCAAAGTTGACAACATGAGTCAGGTCAGGAACGTCAATGCCTCGTGCTGCAACGTCAGTGGCAACAAGAATTTTACATTTACGGTTTCTGAATTTACGGAGAATTTCTTCACGGCGAGACTGTGAAAGGTCACCATGAATTGGTTCAGCTGGATATTTTCTTTCATTGAGAGCAGCAGCTACGCGGTCAGCGTCTGCACGTGTTCTACAAAAAACCAGTCCGAAAAAGTCGTTCTGGGAATCGATAACACGGCAAAGAGCTTCCAGACGGTCGCGTTCAGGCATTTCGTGGTAAACCTGTTCGGTGAGAGGAATCTCATTTTTTTCAGGTTTAACAGAAACGACATCATAATCACCCATGAATTTACGGGCAATACGCATAACAGCCTGAGGCATGGTTGCGGAGAAAAGCAGTGTGCGGTGTTTGCCACTGGCGTTTTCCATGATTTCGCTTACGTCTTCAAGAAAGCCCATGTTACACATTT comes from the Maridesulfovibrio ferrireducens genome and includes:
- the metE gene encoding 5-methyltetrahydropteroyltriglutamate--homocysteine S-methyltransferase, which codes for MLTHTLGYPRMGSNRELKRKLESYWKGEVLEDDLASTARSLRKLHWENQSQAGVELLPVGDFSYYDHMLDNAVRFGVIPDRYNVKDGKAGLDDYFTMARGKAGENGTPAMEMTKWFDTNYHYIVPEFKEDQEFLIADESLLEQVKEATAIGYKVKVVLPGPLTFLLLGKCSGKEFDRLSLLERLIPAYSELIERLSGSCSWIQFDEPVLALDLDEEVLALFAPIYRTFREAASYTKIMVATYFCGLGENLEAAAKLPVDALHVDLVRGGQDLDALLASLGSKVSLSLGVVDGRNIWCADLDKAVSIVRKAVQSLGSERVLVAPSCSLLHVPFDLDLETNLDSEIKSWMAYARQKCSEIKLITDAVSGVDVADKLALNRKIIESRKSSSRVNKPAVAKRIADLKEADFKRISAYKRRAEIHRNELNFPLLPTTTIGSFPQTSEVRSVRKKFKIGQISKDEYEKFMQDYIADCIRRQEEIGLDLFVHGEPERNDMVEYFGEHFEGYCFTSNGWVQSYGSRCVKPPVIYGDVSRPEAITVDWINYARSISKKEVKGMLTGPVTILCWSFVRDDQPRSETCRQIALAVRDEVSDLEKSGVKVIQIDEPALREGLPLRKAEQAEYLKWAQECFRLSASCVEDKTQIHTHMCYCEFDEIIEAIAALDADVISIEASRSRMELLGNFKDFSYPNEVGPGVYDIHSPAIPSEHEMTLLLEKALEVIPAERLWVNPDCGLKTRRWEEVEPSLINMVQAAKRVRQKI
- a CDS encoding methylenetetrahydrofolate reductase, producing MNVASSIKESKQFFSFEFFPPKEKKAWDNFTEKAERLADLKPLFASVTYGAGGSSHDNSLDVCGVIKKEMGVDILAHLTCVGASETSIDDFVGRLNDAGVSDILALGGDGRKDDVNNESRFFHAADLVEYVDDKFSDVGIAVAGYPGGHPDSSTIAQDIRYHCDKLSRGSDFTITQLFFDNRQYFDYVSRLEISGFEQPVIPGVLPIQSLGSLRRIMGLCGASIPGDLYCGVEKAFEAGGDEAVMEFGFNFAQQQIAGLLDGGAPGVHIYTLNRASMCERLIGSLKSDGYFI
- a CDS encoding DMT family transporter, translating into MTSNSKHLPIIAFVLLGVIWGTNFICMKLASELISPAQVVFFRALFGFFPVLIFALVKKSLCIDHLKYSVHFFVMGLLATSLNYYCFVKGTSLLLTGVAGAISGSIPLFTFVLAVLFIPEEKPSLMKIVGIAIGFIGVVIIARPSGDSLLSSNFEGILYMVAGSLSVGSSFVYARKFITPLNIPASAITTYQLGFAMILLSLTTSYDGMSAIWTSYNASIGLIVGLGLLGTGLAYIIYYYIASKMGAVTASSVSYIPPLVALVIGSAIVGEPIELVDYFATALIFAGVYMLRRK
- a CDS encoding cytochrome ubiquinol oxidase subunit I translates to MEYPIWHLTTFGGGFWIAFIATIHVFVAQFAVGGGLFLVLSEQMAYRTGSDELLDYVKKHSKFFLLLTMVFGGVSGVALWFSMALLSPQGALLLVREFLFAWATEWVWFVGEIVALLIYFYSWDKMSRSDHIKIGWFYFIFAWLSLFTINGVVGFMLTPGEWLQTHDFWDGIFNPTFWPQLAFRSFLSVMLAGLFGFVTAAWLKDPVIRCKMVRLCSIWTLLGLILLLPCGYWYMMALPPEQAEMILNKSHRVAYFLKMYQVTAPIILVGGLIMAICMPRKIKFPSALILLLIALVFYGSFEFIREAGRKPYVLWGVVYSNSVMVDKAAEMEGKSLLQEAKWVPDNLRKITDENKLKAGAWLYQMECVSCHAINGPMNDIVPRTVKYSAAGLDAFISGMGKLSKYMSPFLGDETERMALAEYIDSLSPQVKTVLAEVKETKVEPAPFVADQEYVLMAWSLEGLRLIVESEGRVSVSESGSKVRAQLLLRGDPPEVVTDDVKIICELKNVHQPYKMKAKDGFFESPPINVLPYSDDGYQPLPLVEVSAVDDAGEILATTTIVLPVSTRASCNNCHGGDWAVKGQGGLAAQTADDFLKIHDRDNYTDFTARVKLGDTIDCLSCHDGDTQLDLSTALHGFHAVYLSGKENEACTMCHSQESLRGLHRTVGMECVNCHGVMENHALALLKAEEDKLVAKDLIGLLMPVDMEMEEINPRMPWTQEPDCLTCHVDFAGPDTDSAFNVWNEDKSELFRNRKDEMDAVMCAACHNAPHAVFPAVDERDNLRALQYMGEAKPIGSGRTCTVCHENDMDYAAHHPGMGLE
- a CDS encoding DEAD/DEAH box helicase; the protein is MEKFRNLGLSDAIIDALSKKGFTEPTPIQAQTIPMLLSGEKDIVGQAQTGTGKTAAFGLPILENVREGAGHVQAIVLTPTRELAMQVADEISSFRGNRRVRIATVYGGQAMLPQLRALKSGADIVVGTPGRVLDHIKRKTLKLADISFFVLDEADEMCNMGFLEDVSEIMENASGKHRTLLFSATMPQAVMRIARKFMGDYDVVSVKPEKNEIPLTEQVYHEMPERDRLEALCRVIDSQNDFFGLVFCRTRADADRVAAALNERKYPAEPIHGDLSQSRREEILRKFRNRKCKILVATDVAARGIDVPDLTHVVNFALPQDPQSYVHRIGRTGRAGKSGIAVTLINPHEFGKLRYISKVTGAKIEKKALPTIDQVIEAKKAHMGAELHDIVTNGKHLSYLPLASELLESSEAVEIIAALLKHSQGNVLDKKTYRRIDEGGRNGASGSARGRVRFTACVGRAHGMTPRKLVDMICLRSKINPVRIQHVKINGQQSTFSVPGDDSDRVMSSVNKSSNNGKPLLRRA